A portion of the Polaribacter cellanae genome contains these proteins:
- a CDS encoding DUF4834 family protein — MGLLKTILIILAFYYGFKFLARLFAPVLIKKAAETMQKKAEEQFRTKQQKEVVREGETVIDKKPTKNQQSKDSVGEYVDFEEIE; from the coding sequence ATGGGTTTACTTAAAACAATCCTTATTATACTCGCTTTTTATTACGGTTTTAAATTCCTAGCAAGACTTTTTGCACCAGTTTTAATTAAAAAAGCTGCAGAAACTATGCAGAAAAAAGCAGAAGAGCAGTTTCGAACTAAACAACAAAAGGAAGTGGTTAGAGAAGGGGAAACTGTAATAGACAAAAAACCGACAAAGAACCAACAAAGTAAAGATTCTGTTGGCGAATATGTAGATTTTGAAGAAATAGAATAA
- a CDS encoding YfhO family protein, translating into MKLNKFLPYIIAIVIFILASIIYFHPVLKGEKLNQSDITQFRGMVKDINDFRAENNTEPYWTGASFSGMPAYSLSAYYPNDFVRSLDKALRFLPRPADYTFLYFLSFFVLMMALKINWRLAILGSLAFGFSTYLIIIFGAGHNAKAHAIAYMPLVLAGILWVFQKRYILGFIVTGLAMALEIYANHIQMTYYLGFSILILGIVEFINAFKEKTLPAFIKQAVVILAAVVLGIGVNAPRLMAMKEYSDASTRGKSELTIAPDGSKKEPTKGLDKAYITQYSYAKLETFSLFIPRFMGGGTVEKLGENSNFYQLIEDKAGKKAANDYSEQVLTYWGDQPILEAPAYIGAIIFFLFFLGLFLVKGRLKQWLVAATIFSILLSWGRNFEIVTNFFIDYVPLYNKFRAVSSIQVIAELCVPLLGILALKEFFSTKITSEEKLNALKKAAYVFGGLIIAGFLLAHMFSTFEGLRDSNYNNLEGLKEAVIADRKSMLLTDTLRSLVLVALSAGILWMVLKGKLKQNFAIVGLLVLVVFDLISVDKKYVNEDDFKQARKIEKPFVASEADKLINQDKSHYRVANFATDPMNDGATSYFHNSIGGYHAAKMMRYQELFDYQIAKNNMEVLNMLNTKYIIVADDKGKPQAQQNQDANGNVWFVNSIIPVQTANAEIKVLDSLNTKEEVVVRKEDFGKIQLNKPLEKDSTAVIKLTNYKVNELTYESKTAKEQFAVFSEIYYKNGWNAYIDGVLMPHFRVNYVLRGMIIPAGEHTIEFKFEPKVIQQGKIVSLSSYGLLFLITIGWCFYEEKKKKKS; encoded by the coding sequence ATGAAATTGAACAAATTTTTGCCATACATAATAGCAATCGTCATTTTTATATTGGCATCTATTATTTATTTTCATCCGGTTTTAAAAGGCGAGAAATTAAACCAGTCAGACATTACTCAGTTTCGAGGAATGGTAAAAGACATTAACGATTTTCGTGCAGAAAATAACACAGAACCTTATTGGACAGGCGCATCTTTTAGTGGAATGCCTGCTTATTCCCTAAGTGCTTATTACCCGAACGATTTTGTAAGAAGTTTAGACAAAGCCTTACGTTTTTTACCAAGACCAGCAGACTATACTTTTCTATATTTTTTAAGCTTTTTTGTTTTAATGATGGCTTTAAAAATCAATTGGCGATTGGCAATTTTAGGTTCACTTGCGTTTGGTTTCTCCACCTATTTAATTATTATTTTTGGAGCTGGCCATAATGCAAAAGCACATGCAATTGCATACATGCCTTTAGTTTTAGCAGGTATTTTGTGGGTTTTTCAAAAAAGATATATTCTTGGTTTTATTGTTACAGGTTTGGCAATGGCGTTAGAAATTTACGCCAACCACATACAAATGACCTATTATTTAGGGTTTTCGATTTTAATTTTAGGAATTGTAGAATTCATAAACGCATTCAAAGAAAAAACACTACCAGCATTTATAAAACAAGCAGTTGTAATTCTTGCAGCCGTTGTTTTAGGAATTGGTGTAAATGCGCCACGTTTAATGGCAATGAAAGAATATTCTGATGCAAGTACCAGAGGAAAATCGGAATTAACAATTGCGCCAGATGGCAGCAAAAAAGAACCTACAAAAGGTTTAGATAAAGCATACATTACACAATATAGTTATGCAAAATTAGAAACATTTAGTTTGTTTATTCCACGTTTTATGGGTGGAGGAACTGTAGAGAAATTAGGAGAAAATTCTAATTTTTATCAACTTATAGAAGACAAAGCAGGTAAAAAAGCGGCGAACGATTATTCCGAACAAGTTTTAACTTATTGGGGAGATCAACCCATTTTAGAAGCACCAGCTTATATTGGAGCGATTATTTTCTTTCTCTTTTTCTTAGGGCTTTTCTTAGTAAAAGGAAGATTGAAACAATGGTTGGTTGCAGCAACAATATTTTCTATACTATTAAGTTGGGGAAGAAATTTCGAAATTGTTACAAACTTTTTTATCGATTATGTGCCACTTTACAACAAATTTAGGGCGGTTTCTTCCATACAAGTAATTGCAGAATTGTGTGTTCCTTTATTAGGGATTTTAGCCTTAAAAGAGTTTTTCTCAACAAAAATTACCTCAGAAGAAAAACTAAATGCATTAAAGAAAGCAGCGTATGTTTTTGGAGGATTAATTATTGCAGGATTTTTATTGGCACACATGTTTTCTACTTTCGAAGGTTTACGAGATAGTAATTACAATAATCTAGAAGGTTTAAAAGAAGCTGTAATTGCCGATAGAAAATCGATGCTTTTAACAGACACTTTACGTTCTTTAGTTTTAGTAGCGCTTTCAGCAGGCATACTTTGGATGGTTTTAAAAGGAAAATTAAAACAAAATTTTGCCATTGTGGGTTTGTTAGTTTTAGTTGTTTTCGATTTAATTTCTGTGGATAAAAAGTATGTAAATGAAGACGATTTTAAACAAGCAAGAAAAATAGAAAAACCATTTGTAGCTTCAGAAGCAGATAAATTAATAAACCAGGACAAAAGTCATTATAGAGTTGCAAATTTCGCAACAGATCCTATGAATGATGGGGCTACTTCCTATTTTCATAATTCTATTGGTGGGTATCATGCCGCAAAAATGATGCGCTACCAAGAATTGTTCGACTACCAAATCGCGAAAAATAACATGGAGGTTTTAAACATGTTAAACACGAAATATATTATTGTTGCAGATGATAAAGGAAAACCTCAAGCACAACAAAACCAAGATGCAAATGGAAATGTTTGGTTTGTAAATTCTATAATTCCAGTGCAAACTGCCAATGCAGAAATAAAAGTATTGGATAGTTTAAATACAAAAGAAGAGGTAGTTGTTCGAAAAGAAGATTTTGGAAAAATTCAATTGAACAAACCTTTGGAAAAAGATTCCACAGCAGTTATAAAATTGACGAATTACAAAGTAAACGAACTCACATACGAATCTAAAACAGCAAAAGAGCAGTTTGCAGTATTTTCTGAAATTTACTATAAAAATGGTTGGAATGCTTATATCGATGGTGTTTTAATGCCACATTTTAGAGTAAATTATGTGTTAAGAGGAATGATAATTCCAGCAGGAGAACATACAATTGAGTTTAAATTTGAGCCGAAAGTAATTCAGCAAGGAAAAATAGTATCGCTTTCTTCTTACGGTTTGTTGTTTTTAATAACCATTGGTTGGTGTTTTTATGAAGAGAAAAAGAAAAAGAAATCATGA
- a CDS encoding glycosyltransferase, which translates to MRIGMILDAPFPPDPRVENEAVSLVNSGHEVFLFCLKYNDEKEFEIINGIQIKRFLSNKLEYKLSALAYTIPVYSMLMKAKIDTFIQQNKIEALHIHDIRIAEAVLKSNKKHNLPVVLDLHDNMPEVMKLYPHLQKFPGKYIISPKKWKKKEEEFIRKADTVISVSPEFLESLKVRIPTCEKKLVLVPNTIRKSFFEDYTLDSKIIEKYKNDFVLLYLGDTHLRRGLQTAISAIKILKNTIPNIKLVVVGKNTTDIILMKQVRELKLESFVDFEGWQDVSLFQSYIMASAICISPLHRNLQHDVAYANKIFQYMSLGKPLLVSDAIAQKRLVKKANSGFVHTQKDVEDFSNKVLKLYNDKNLRETLGKNGATFIKNEFCWEQTSKKLIDLYDNLAN; encoded by the coding sequence ATGAGAATTGGAATGATTTTAGACGCTCCATTTCCACCAGATCCAAGGGTTGAAAATGAAGCGGTTTCTTTAGTTAATTCCGGACACGAAGTTTTTTTATTCTGTTTAAAATATAATGATGAAAAGGAATTTGAAATTATAAACGGAATTCAAATAAAAAGATTTTTATCTAACAAATTAGAATATAAATTGTCTGCTTTGGCATATACAATTCCAGTATATTCTATGTTGATGAAAGCTAAAATCGATACATTTATTCAGCAAAACAAGATTGAAGCTTTGCATATTCATGACATTCGAATTGCAGAAGCAGTACTTAAATCGAACAAAAAACACAATCTTCCAGTTGTTTTAGACTTGCATGATAACATGCCAGAGGTTATGAAATTGTATCCTCATTTGCAGAAATTTCCTGGAAAATATATTATTTCTCCAAAAAAATGGAAAAAAAAAGAAGAGGAATTTATCCGTAAAGCAGATACAGTAATTTCAGTTTCTCCAGAATTTTTAGAATCTCTAAAAGTTAGAATTCCTACTTGCGAAAAGAAGTTGGTTTTAGTGCCAAACACCATTAGAAAATCTTTTTTTGAAGATTACACACTCGATAGTAAAATAATAGAGAAGTATAAAAACGATTTTGTGTTGCTTTATTTAGGAGACACGCATTTAAGAAGAGGTTTACAAACTGCTATTAGCGCAATAAAAATTTTAAAAAACACAATTCCGAATATTAAGTTGGTTGTTGTTGGTAAAAACACCACAGACATTATTTTAATGAAGCAAGTTCGAGAGTTAAAATTGGAAAGTTTTGTAGATTTCGAAGGTTGGCAAGATGTTTCGTTATTCCAATCGTATATTATGGCAAGTGCTATTTGTATTTCTCCTTTACATAGAAATTTACAACACGATGTTGCGTATGCAAATAAGATTTTTCAATACATGAGTTTGGGAAAACCACTTTTAGTGAGCGATGCAATTGCACAAAAAAGATTGGTTAAAAAAGCGAATTCAGGTTTCGTACATACCCAAAAAGATGTCGAAGATTTCTCCAATAAAGTTTTAAAACTTTATAACGATAAAAATTTGAGAGAAACTCTAGGTAAAAATGGGGCAACATTTATTAAAAATGAATTCTGTTGGGAGCAAACCTCTAAAAAACTAATCGATTTATACGATAACTTAGCAAATTGA
- a CDS encoding glycosyltransferase family 4 protein, which produces MKVLIITYYWPPAGGSGVQRWLKFVKYLQDFGIEPVVYTVKDENYPKEDVSLIKEVPKGITVLQQPIWNPQNILFWKKKNKQNKGVSNLGNNKILSFLRGNVFIPDPKIFWVKPSVKFLQKYLLKNKVDVIISTGPPHSMHLIAQKLHTNNNIKWIADFRDPWTDLYYAKDFKQSKFAKNKNRKLEESVLKNADCVLTVSKSLKKEFLKTASNVEVITNGFDDEVLENKAIILDKKFTISYIGLLPKQSNPKLLFKVLQKLLQENEDLKNDLQLNFTGDIADEVKQEIVKNNLIKYSNFEGYVSHEKAIACQKKSQVLLLLIPNVAKSEGILTGKLFEYLTAKRPILAMASENGDLAEILSETNAGVVVNYNNEEKLTSEILRLYNQYKKGSLEVNTKNIEQYHRKELTKKLVEIIKKINT; this is translated from the coding sequence TTGAAAGTCTTAATAATTACATATTATTGGCCTCCAGCAGGTGGTTCTGGCGTTCAACGTTGGTTAAAATTTGTAAAATACTTACAAGATTTTGGTATTGAACCTGTTGTGTACACTGTTAAAGACGAAAATTACCCAAAAGAAGATGTTTCTCTAATCAAAGAAGTTCCAAAAGGAATAACGGTTTTACAACAACCCATTTGGAATCCACAAAATATTTTATTTTGGAAGAAGAAAAATAAACAAAACAAAGGTGTTTCTAATTTGGGTAATAATAAAATCTTGTCTTTTTTAAGAGGAAATGTTTTTATTCCAGACCCAAAAATATTTTGGGTAAAACCTTCTGTAAAATTTCTTCAAAAGTATCTTTTAAAAAATAAAGTTGATGTAATTATTTCCACAGGACCACCCCACAGCATGCATTTAATTGCACAAAAATTACACACAAACAACAACATAAAATGGATTGCAGATTTTAGAGATCCTTGGACAGACTTGTATTACGCAAAAGACTTTAAGCAAAGTAAATTTGCGAAGAACAAAAACAGAAAGTTAGAAGAATCCGTTTTAAAAAATGCAGATTGTGTTTTAACTGTAAGTAAATCCTTAAAAAAAGAATTTTTAAAAACCGCTTCGAATGTTGAAGTAATTACAAATGGTTTCGATGATGAGGTTTTAGAAAATAAAGCAATTATTTTAGATAAAAAATTCACAATTTCTTATATTGGTCTGTTGCCAAAACAGAGTAATCCTAAATTGTTATTTAAAGTATTGCAAAAATTATTGCAAGAAAACGAAGATTTAAAAAACGACTTGCAATTAAATTTTACAGGAGACATTGCAGATGAAGTAAAGCAGGAAATAGTTAAGAACAATTTAATAAAATATTCGAATTTCGAAGGCTATGTTTCTCATGAGAAAGCGATTGCTTGTCAGAAAAAATCTCAGGTGTTGTTGTTGTTAATTCCGAATGTTGCTAAAAGTGAAGGGATTTTAACAGGAAAATTATTTGAGTATTTAACCGCAAAACGACCTATCTTAGCAATGGCTTCCGAAAATGGAGATTTAGCAGAAATTTTAAGCGAAACCAATGCTGGAGTTGTTGTAAATTATAATAATGAAGAAAAATTAACTTCAGAAATTTTAAGACTATACAACCAATATAAAAAAGGCAGTTTAGAAGTAAATACGAAGAATATCGAACAATATCATCGTAAAGAATTGACGAAGAAATTAGTAGAAATCATCAAAAAAATAAACACATAA
- a CDS encoding lipopolysaccharide biosynthesis protein: MGIVLKQSFRNTLFIYLGFAFGGINTLFLYTRFLEDEYYGLVTFLLSTSNLLMPFIAFGIHHTIIKFYSSYFTKLEKDQFLSAVLFLPLFIALPIGFIGNYFYEQISNYLSVENPIIKNYTYIIYLIAFTCAYFEVFYAWAKVQFQSVFGNILKELWNRVVVMILLFAVYFQWITKAEFIYYLTGAYFLRMFVMMFYAFSLYFPKLSLTKPKNFKEVLRFSLYIIMAGSAGAIILDIDKFMIPGKEAIEKAAYYSVAVFIGSFIEAPSRAMLNILQPLTSKTLNEENHKEVASLYKKSSINLLLISGLFFVLVNANLNQLFSLLPKEYAGGALVVLMISFLKMYNGFLGNNGAIINNSKFYKITLPSSLIMAISVYLLNKLFYYKLDMGTNGLALATLIVILCANTFKLYFVKKKFSITPFTNKTFKMFFIIAGLYFGFIFWDFPVDNIFIWEFPIHPIINIILKSILITVIYIYLIFKLNISNEFDILLQKFYKRQSK; encoded by the coding sequence ATGGGCATTGTTTTAAAACAATCTTTTAGAAATACACTTTTTATATATTTAGGGTTTGCTTTTGGTGGAATAAATACACTTTTTCTATACACTCGTTTTTTAGAAGATGAGTATTATGGTTTGGTTACGTTTCTTTTATCAACCTCTAACTTATTAATGCCTTTTATTGCTTTCGGAATTCATCATACGATTATAAAGTTTTACTCAAGTTATTTTACCAAATTAGAAAAAGATCAATTTTTATCTGCAGTATTATTTTTACCATTATTTATAGCATTGCCTATTGGTTTTATAGGCAATTATTTTTACGAACAAATTAGTAATTACCTTTCAGTAGAAAACCCAATAATTAAAAATTATACTTATATTATTTATTTAATTGCATTTACTTGTGCTTATTTCGAGGTTTTTTATGCTTGGGCGAAAGTTCAATTTCAATCTGTTTTTGGTAATATTTTAAAAGAGTTATGGAATAGAGTTGTGGTTATGATTTTACTATTTGCAGTTTACTTTCAATGGATAACGAAGGCAGAGTTTATATACTATTTAACAGGTGCCTATTTTTTAAGAATGTTTGTAATGATGTTTTATGCCTTTTCATTATACTTTCCTAAATTAAGTTTAACAAAACCTAAAAACTTTAAAGAAGTTTTACGTTTTTCATTATATATAATTATGGCAGGAAGTGCAGGAGCTATAATTTTAGATATCGATAAATTTATGATTCCTGGAAAAGAAGCTATAGAAAAAGCTGCTTATTATTCAGTTGCAGTTTTTATTGGTTCTTTTATTGAGGCACCAAGTAGAGCCATGCTAAATATATTACAACCATTAACGTCTAAAACACTAAACGAAGAAAATCATAAAGAAGTCGCTTCTTTATATAAAAAAAGCTCTATAAATTTATTGTTAATTAGTGGTTTGTTTTTTGTGTTGGTAAATGCGAATTTAAATCAGTTATTTAGCTTACTGCCAAAAGAATACGCAGGTGGTGCATTGGTTGTTTTAATGATTTCTTTTTTAAAAATGTATAATGGTTTTTTAGGAAATAATGGTGCAATTATAAACAACTCTAAGTTTTATAAAATAACGTTACCATCAAGTTTAATAATGGCAATTTCGGTGTATCTTTTAAATAAATTATTTTATTATAAATTAGATATGGGAACAAATGGTTTGGCATTAGCAACTTTAATTGTAATTCTATGTGCAAATACATTTAAATTGTATTTTGTAAAAAAGAAATTTTCTATTACACCTTTTACTAATAAAACCTTTAAAATGTTTTTTATAATTGCAGGATTGTATTTTGGTTTTATTTTCTGGGATTTTCCAGTCGATAATATTTTTATATGGGAGTTTCCAATTCATCCAATCATCAATATTATTCTAAAAAGTATTTTAATTACAGTTATTTACATTTATTTAATTTTTAAATTAAATATCTCTAACGAGTTTGATATTTTACTACAAAAATTCTACAAAAGACAGTCTAAATAG
- a CDS encoding DUF6122 family protein has protein sequence MTLKILIHYGLHFIVPLYIAFFFYRKKWKLVYFIFLASMLVDLDHLLATPIFEEFRCSINFHPLHSYIAIAFYFLGTFFKKTRILSFALLLHMFTDYLDCLL, from the coding sequence ATGACTTTAAAAATTCTTATTCATTATGGTTTGCATTTTATTGTACCCTTATATATTGCATTTTTCTTTTATCGAAAAAAATGGAAATTAGTGTACTTTATTTTTTTAGCAAGCATGTTGGTAGATTTAGACCATTTATTGGCAACGCCTATTTTCGAAGAGTTTAGGTGTAGTATTAATTTTCATCCATTGCATTCTTACATTGCCATTGCTTTTTACTTTTTAGGAACATTTTTTAAGAAAACAAGAATCCTTTCTTTTGCTTTATTATTACACATGTTTACAGACTATTTAGACTGTCTTTTGTAG
- a CDS encoding WbqC family protein: MALFIPTYFSPIAQYSEIVKTDTVTFEMEDNFQKQSYRNRCYIFNSNGKQLLSIPVKHKITNGRKKTKDTLIENNVPWQDQHFKSLQIAYRTSPFFEFFEDDLAIIFEKKYKFLQDINIDTFLFIIDALQFDINFIQTTTFNLDPKQQDFRYLAEVKKQPEKLVDKYIQMFDDKHGFLPNLSVLDLLFMEGPNSVSYL, encoded by the coding sequence ATGGCATTATTTATTCCTACTTACTTCTCTCCTATTGCTCAATATTCCGAGATTGTAAAAACGGATACTGTTACTTTTGAGATGGAAGATAATTTCCAAAAACAGAGTTATAGAAATCGTTGCTACATTTTTAATAGTAATGGAAAACAACTTTTAAGTATTCCTGTAAAACATAAAATTACAAATGGAAGAAAAAAAACAAAAGATACTTTAATAGAAAATAATGTTCCTTGGCAAGACCAACATTTTAAATCTTTACAAATTGCTTACAGAACTTCACCTTTTTTTGAGTTTTTTGAAGATGACCTTGCCATTATTTTCGAAAAAAAATATAAATTTTTACAAGACATAAATATCGATACTTTTTTATTTATTATAGATGCTCTTCAATTTGATATTAACTTTATACAAACTACAACTTTCAACTTAGATCCTAAACAACAAGATTTTAGATATTTAGCAGAAGTAAAAAAGCAACCTGAAAAATTAGTAGATAAGTATATTCAAATGTTTGACGATAAACATGGGTTCCTACCAAACCTCTCTGTATTAGATTTGCTTTTTATGGAAGGTCCAAACTCTGTATCGTATTTGTAA
- the lepB gene encoding signal peptidase I, producing MTFTEWFIFFLVIQVIHFLGTWKLYVKAGRKAWEAAIPIYNGIVLMNIINRPKWWIILLFIPIVNLLMFPVIWIETIRTFGFYKKLDSLLVIVTLGLYIFYINYGTDATYNAERSLKPRSELGEWVSSIAFAIIAATLVHTYFMQPFTIPTSSLEKSLLVGDYLFVSKFHYGARVPSTVIAAPMVHDSLPFTGIASYLKKPQLPYTRLPGLQKIKNNDIVCFNWPADSLKTMWGDNSGEYTYKPVDKRTNYVKRCVGIAGDSLELKDGYVYINGKKNKLPYRAKIQFYYTYEAKKPIDRNTFPKFLINKERTGVYKILTEYWKNPKVQDALKKGGNLSKIGSDSLYTEVAGGVSQSLATKLKMTSVENKININLTEEEVARLKKSPLTVSVKKINHGADKAIFPHVEELGWSQDNFGPIYIPKKGATVKLDAKSLPFYEQIIKNYENNNISSVGNDIYINGEKADSYTFKQDYYWLMGDNRHNSLDARYWGYVPFDHVLGKPVMIWFSWDANAPTFGAKIKSIRWDRIFTTVGGDGEPVSYRYVVFGLIALYIGYSFYRGKKKKA from the coding sequence ATGACATTTACAGAATGGTTTATCTTTTTTTTAGTGATTCAAGTAATCCACTTTTTAGGAACTTGGAAACTATATGTAAAAGCAGGTAGAAAGGCATGGGAAGCAGCAATTCCTATTTATAACGGAATTGTTTTAATGAACATAATTAACCGTCCAAAATGGTGGATTATCTTGTTGTTTATTCCTATTGTAAACTTATTAATGTTTCCTGTAATTTGGATTGAAACCATTCGAACTTTCGGTTTTTACAAAAAATTAGATTCACTTTTAGTAATTGTAACTCTTGGATTGTATATTTTTTATATCAATTACGGAACAGATGCGACTTATAACGCAGAAAGAAGCCTAAAACCACGTTCTGAGCTTGGTGAATGGGTAAGTTCTATTGCTTTTGCGATTATTGCTGCTACTTTGGTGCACACCTATTTTATGCAACCATTTACCATACCAACTTCTTCTTTAGAAAAATCGCTATTAGTTGGAGATTATTTGTTTGTGAGTAAATTTCATTATGGAGCGAGAGTTCCTTCCACAGTTATTGCAGCTCCAATGGTACACGATTCTCTGCCATTTACAGGAATTGCTTCTTATTTAAAAAAACCACAATTACCTTACACAAGATTACCTGGACTTCAAAAAATTAAAAATAACGATATTGTATGTTTCAATTGGCCTGCAGATTCTTTAAAAACAATGTGGGGCGATAACTCTGGAGAATATACCTACAAACCTGTGGATAAAAGAACAAATTACGTAAAACGTTGTGTTGGAATTGCAGGAGACTCTTTAGAGCTAAAAGATGGTTATGTATATATCAATGGAAAGAAAAATAAACTTCCTTATAGAGCTAAAATTCAGTTTTATTATACGTATGAAGCAAAAAAGCCAATAGATAGAAATACATTTCCTAAGTTTTTAATCAATAAAGAAAGAACTGGAGTTTATAAAATTTTAACGGAATATTGGAAGAATCCTAAAGTACAAGATGCACTTAAAAAAGGCGGAAATTTATCTAAAATAGGTTCAGATTCTTTATATACTGAAGTTGCTGGTGGCGTTTCGCAAAGTTTAGCTACCAAATTAAAAATGACTTCTGTTGAAAATAAAATAAATATTAATTTAACAGAAGAAGAAGTTGCTCGTTTAAAAAAATCTCCTTTAACAGTCTCTGTTAAAAAAATAAATCATGGAGCAGATAAAGCTATTTTTCCTCATGTTGAAGAGTTGGGTTGGAGCCAAGACAATTTTGGTCCAATTTACATTCCTAAAAAAGGGGCAACTGTAAAGCTCGATGCTAAATCTTTACCTTTTTATGAGCAAATTATTAAAAATTACGAGAATAATAATATCTCTTCAGTTGGTAATGATATTTATATCAATGGAGAAAAAGCAGATTCTTATACTTTTAAACAAGATTATTATTGGTTAATGGGAGATAATAGACATAACTCTTTAGACGCTCGTTATTGGGGATATGTTCCTTTCGATCATGTTTTAGGAAAACCTGTTATGATTTGGTTTAGTTGGGATGCAAATGCACCCACTTTTGGAGCAAAAATTAAATCGATAAGGTGGGATAGAATATTTACCACTGTTGGTGGAGATGGAGAACCTGTTTCTTATAGATATGTTGTTTTCGGTTTAATTGCCTTATATATAGGTTATAGTTTCTATAGAGGAAAGAAAAAGAAAGCCTAA
- the dapB gene encoding 4-hydroxy-tetrahydrodipicolinate reductase, whose protein sequence is MKIALLGYGRMGKEIEQIAISRGHKIVIKKDVNDVIDINLADVAIDFSVPTSAFDNITNCIKNNVPVISGTTGWLDKYKEAVALCEEKKGAFIYASNFSLGVNIFFELNKQLAKMMSNLEDYNISMEEIHHTKKLDAPSGTAITLAKGIIDNSSKTMWELDKKTIEHSIPIVAKRIPEVPGTHTVWYKSEVDTIEIKHTAHSRKGFALGAVIAAEWILGKTGVFNMKDVLNIS, encoded by the coding sequence ATGAAAATTGCATTATTAGGCTATGGGCGAATGGGAAAAGAAATTGAGCAAATTGCAATTTCTAGAGGACATAAAATCGTTATAAAAAAAGATGTGAATGACGTTATAGATATTAATTTAGCAGATGTCGCGATTGATTTTAGTGTACCAACTTCTGCTTTCGATAATATTACAAACTGTATTAAAAACAACGTTCCTGTAATTTCTGGAACAACAGGCTGGTTAGATAAATATAAAGAGGCTGTTGCTTTGTGTGAAGAAAAAAAAGGTGCTTTTATTTATGCTTCAAACTTTAGTTTGGGCGTAAATATCTTTTTTGAATTGAACAAACAACTCGCAAAAATGATGAGTAATTTAGAAGATTATAACATTTCTATGGAAGAAATTCATCATACAAAAAAATTAGACGCTCCAAGTGGAACCGCAATTACTTTGGCAAAAGGAATTATAGATAATTCTTCGAAAACAATGTGGGAATTGGATAAAAAAACAATTGAACACAGCATTCCAATTGTAGCGAAAAGAATCCCAGAAGTTCCTGGAACACATACAGTTTGGTATAAATCTGAAGTAGATACTATTGAAATAAAACATACTGCACACAGTAGAAAAGGCTTTGCTTTGGGAGCTGTAATTGCAGCTGAATGGATTTTAGGAAAAACAGGCGTTTTTAATATGAAAGATGTGTTAAACATCAGTTAA
- a CDS encoding DUF5683 domain-containing protein: MFLKKNIFILFLAFFSLHLYSQKDSTKVKNVKVQGKLFVQEGVYKPLAPAKAAFYSAVFPGLGQIYNKKYWKAPIVWAALAVPAYYYQINNNEYKRFRTAFKLREAGLKDEFILEDGSTLVSDETLERAQKQLRENRDLSLLSGIIIYVLQIVEASVNAHLLQFNTDDNLSLKPTFIMDPMQFEAPKVGLTFKYNF, translated from the coding sequence GTGTTTTTAAAGAAAAACATATTCATTTTATTCCTTGCATTTTTTTCTTTGCATTTGTACTCTCAAAAAGATTCTACAAAAGTAAAAAATGTAAAAGTTCAAGGAAAGTTGTTTGTGCAAGAAGGTGTTTACAAGCCTTTAGCTCCAGCAAAAGCAGCATTTTATTCAGCAGTTTTCCCTGGTTTAGGTCAAATTTATAATAAAAAGTACTGGAAAGCACCTATTGTTTGGGCGGCTTTAGCAGTTCCTGCGTATTATTACCAAATAAATAATAACGAGTATAAAAGATTTAGAACGGCTTTTAAGTTAAGAGAAGCTGGTTTAAAAGACGAGTTTATTTTAGAAGATGGTTCTACATTAGTTTCAGACGAAACTTTAGAAAGAGCACAAAAACAACTAAGAGAAAATAGAGATTTATCGTTGCTATCTGGGATTATTATTTACGTACTACAAATAGTAGAAGCGAGTGTAAATGCACATTTGCTTCAATTTAACACGGATGATAATTTATCTTTAAAACCAACCTTTATTATGGATCCAATGCAGTTCGAGGCTCCAAAAGTTGGTTTAACTTTTAAATATAATTTTTAA